The following are encoded in a window of Mycoplasma anserisalpingitidis genomic DNA:
- a CDS encoding MAG3720 family protein, producing MRKYFLDFRVSKNYISWTVLEDCETKQKTVRVSEKLIPVNSSDITKMFDSIKKYLNNLPLNKNVITNVIFNDDVLSNLEIKLIETHYLQECFSADKSVKDELSLQLSKHFHSSEYIPVTITSYRYLAYQKVSVKEYLQFPLNKQFSKLISKNSAFVTTDIETLNNIQRLFEYNFDKVNYFIKTQSLANYYKEFDGFNLLLDTEDSYSSLSLIYNGAVIKYKRLSVGMDKIYEMINQNSRLTKSNTDIQNIIRYLTKSKNINILDDGVVSIKKMLDEFAVCYIKLISEFLNCDELKDQKINMLALSGVLANIIEANLNPSTFNLNKVHNLYRDNSESIFLNNDIAILQSNLMTKLDEEDQNKTVNTITNRINNEINPRKSFLNKIWYAITK from the coding sequence ATGAGAAAATATTTTTTAGATTTTAGAGTTAGTAAAAATTATATTAGTTGAACAGTTCTGGAAGACTGTGAAACAAAACAAAAAACAGTTAGAGTGAGCGAAAAGTTAATTCCAGTTAACTCAAGCGACATTACTAAAATGTTTGACTCTATTAAAAAATATCTTAACAACCTTCCTTTGAATAAAAATGTTATTACAAATGTTATCTTTAATGATGATGTCCTAAGTAATTTAGAAATTAAACTCATTGAAACACATTACTTGCAAGAATGTTTTTCAGCAGATAAAAGTGTTAAAGATGAATTAAGTCTACAATTATCAAAGCATTTTCACAGTAGTGAATACATTCCAGTAACAATTACAAGCTACCGATACTTAGCTTACCAAAAAGTTTCAGTTAAAGAATATTTGCAATTCCCTCTTAATAAGCAATTTAGCAAATTAATTTCAAAAAATTCTGCATTTGTGACTACAGATATTGAAACGCTCAACAATATTCAAAGATTATTTGAATACAACTTTGATAAAGTTAATTACTTTATCAAAACTCAGTCATTAGCAAACTATTATAAAGAATTTGACGGATTTAACTTATTATTGGACACTGAAGATTCGTACTCATCACTTTCGCTTATTTACAATGGTGCAGTTATTAAATATAAACGTTTATCCGTGGGTATGGATAAAATTTATGAGATGATTAACCAAAATAGTAGATTAACAAAATCTAATACAGACATTCAAAATATTATTCGTTATTTAACAAAAAGTAAAAACATTAATATTCTTGATGATGGAGTGGTGTCCATCAAAAAGATGCTTGATGAATTTGCTGTTTGCTATATAAAGCTAATATCAGAATTTCTAAATTGTGATGAACTCAAGGATCAAAAAATCAATATGTTAGCCTTAAGTGGTGTTTTGGCTAACATAATCGAAGCCAATTTGAATCCATCAACTTTCAATCTTAATAAAGTGCACAATTTATATAGGGATAATTCCGAAAGTATATTCTTAAATAATGATATTGCTATTTTACAATCAAACTTAATGACTAAACTTGATGAAGAAGATCAAAACAAAACAGTAAACACGATCACTAATAGAATTAATAACGAGATCAATCCGCGTAAATCATTTTTAAATAAAATATGATATGCAATCACTAAATAA
- the ftsZ gene encoding cell division protein FtsZ: MQENNTQQEIKKPNFYNPFDDNVVEETQKDDLDEQLINENTAKIKLKVIGIGGAGNNAVQMMELEKYPSVEFIVANTDAQALAKNKCPNKLALGKESRGLGAGSDPEVGQARAKESSRKIEEKLKDADVVIITAGLGGGTGTGAAPVVAEIARNNGALTIAIVTTPFSTEGRKRTRIAKEGIEKLKEKVDSYIVLSNERLLQQYGDVPIDDAYTKSNVYLKNIINTIHDILYRIGTINIDFADMRRILEKSGLTLIGLGQASGKNRATKAVEKAFQNNLYSTEICGAERFLINIQYDKSATLNEIKTAVDEVNKFLNTNSSIDEDDIIIGQERIEGETDLFKVSVIAGRVIERKDVEANKATTNVIEESKNNEVDIINNLNSENEAEAKLDEVKEEKETLVYDTLEIENDSETQNDDFNSNFLDLDEDETKFDDSKVDNWF, translated from the coding sequence ATGCAAGAAAATAACACACAACAAGAAATTAAAAAACCAAATTTCTACAACCCTTTTGATGATAATGTGGTTGAAGAAACTCAAAAAGACGATTTAGATGAACAATTAATTAATGAAAACACTGCTAAAATTAAGTTAAAAGTTATCGGAATCGGTGGTGCTGGTAATAATGCTGTTCAAATGATGGAATTGGAAAAATACCCTTCAGTTGAATTTATCGTTGCAAATACCGATGCACAAGCACTTGCAAAAAATAAATGTCCAAACAAACTTGCACTCGGAAAAGAATCTCGTGGATTAGGTGCTGGTAGTGATCCTGAAGTTGGGCAAGCAAGAGCTAAAGAAAGCTCTCGTAAAATTGAAGAGAAACTTAAAGATGCAGATGTTGTAATTATTACTGCTGGTCTTGGAGGTGGTACTGGTACAGGTGCTGCCCCAGTTGTGGCCGAAATTGCTAGAAATAATGGTGCATTAACAATTGCTATTGTAACTACACCTTTTTCTACAGAAGGTAGAAAACGTACTAGAATTGCAAAAGAAGGTATTGAAAAACTTAAAGAAAAAGTTGATTCATACATTGTTCTTTCAAACGAAAGATTGTTACAACAATATGGTGATGTTCCTATTGATGACGCTTATACAAAATCAAATGTTTATCTCAAAAATATCATCAATACCATACATGATATTCTTTACAGAATAGGGACAATTAATATTGACTTTGCTGATATGCGTAGAATACTTGAAAAATCAGGATTAACACTTATTGGGCTTGGACAAGCATCAGGAAAAAACCGTGCAACCAAAGCGGTTGAAAAAGCATTCCAAAATAACTTATATTCAACAGAAATTTGTGGTGCTGAAAGATTCTTAATTAACATTCAATATGATAAATCTGCAACATTAAATGAAATTAAAACTGCTGTAGATGAAGTTAATAAATTCTTAAATACAAATAGTTCAATTGATGAAGATGACATTATTATTGGTCAAGAAAGAATTGAAGGTGAAACTGACCTATTTAAAGTTTCAGTTATTGCCGGGCGTGTAATTGAAAGAAAAGATGTTGAAGCAAATAAAGCTACAACAAATGTAATTGAAGAATCAAAAAATAATGAAGTCGATATCATTAATAATTTAAATTCAGAAAATGAAGCTGAAGCTAAATTAGATGAAGTTAAAGAAGAAAAAGAAACATTAGTTTATGATACTTTAGAGATCGAAAACGATTCTGAAACTCAAAATGATGACTTTAATTCAAACTTCTTAGATCTAGATGAAGATGAAACAAAATTCGATGACTCAAAAGTTGATAATTGATTTTAG
- a CDS encoding zinc-binding dehydrogenase has protein sequence MKSISLPKEMKALVFQAKGKIEIVKKPVPQVGPNDLLIKVTTTTICGTDIHIKKGEYPVVPGLTIGHESVGTVAAYGDNVTGFELGERVLAGAITPSGFTAACQYGQGSQDGVGEVYGYKATAGWKFGNIEDGCQAEYVLVKNAMANVAKIPATLTDKQVLMCPDILSTGIKGSENADIVLGDTVVLVAQGPIGLSATIGAKLLGASTIIAVDGEDARLEMAKKYGATHTINFKNKDVVEEVRRITNGRMADAAIECLGLNSTFQTCLRVLRPGGKLSSIGVYSEDLVIPLDSFAAGLGDHQIKTSLCPGGSERMRRLMQLIENGMIDTTKLVTHEYDFDKIVEAYELFESRKDGVLKIAVKVS, from the coding sequence ATGAAATCAATTAGTTTACCAAAAGAAATGAAAGCTTTAGTTTTTCAAGCTAAAGGAAAAATCGAAATAGTTAAAAAACCAGTTCCTCAAGTTGGACCAAACGACCTTTTAATTAAGGTTACTACAACAACAATTTGTGGTACAGACATTCACATTAAAAAAGGTGAATACCCAGTTGTTCCAGGTTTAACAATCGGACACGAATCAGTAGGAACAGTAGCAGCATACGGTGATAATGTTACTGGATTTGAATTAGGGGAAAGAGTTCTTGCTGGAGCTATTACACCTAGTGGATTTACAGCGGCTTGTCAATATGGACAAGGTTCACAAGATGGAGTTGGAGAAGTTTACGGATATAAAGCAACTGCTGGATGAAAATTTGGAAATATCGAAGATGGATGTCAAGCAGAATATGTTCTTGTTAAAAATGCTATGGCTAACGTAGCAAAAATTCCTGCAACTTTAACAGACAAACAAGTTTTAATGTGTCCAGATATTCTTTCAACAGGGATTAAAGGATCAGAAAACGCTGACATTGTTTTAGGAGATACAGTAGTTCTTGTTGCTCAAGGACCTATTGGACTTAGCGCTACAATTGGTGCTAAATTATTAGGAGCTTCAACAATTATTGCAGTTGATGGTGAAGATGCTCGTTTAGAAATGGCTAAAAAATATGGAGCTACACACACAATTAACTTCAAAAATAAAGATGTTGTTGAAGAAGTTAGAAGAATTACAAATGGGCGTATGGCTGACGCTGCTATTGAATGTTTAGGACTTAACTCAACATTCCAAACATGTTTAAGAGTTTTACGTCCTGGAGGTAAACTATCATCAATCGGAGTTTACTCTGAAGATTTAGTAATTCCACTTGACTCATTTGCAGCAGGTCTTGGAGATCACCAAATTAAAACATCATTATGTCCTGGTGGATCAGAAAGAATGCGTCGTTTAATGCAATTGATTGAAAACGGAATGATTGATACAACAAAACTTGTTACACATGAATATGATTTTGATAAAATCGTTGAAGCTTACGAATTATTCGAAAGCCGTAAAGACGGTGTATTAAAAATCGCTGTAAAAGTAAGTTAA
- the efp gene encoding elongation factor P has product MINVNEFKPGITFQDEGDIFVVLEAQHSKQGRGQANVKAKVKNLRTGSTTIKSFTGGDRVKPAHIDKRKMNYLYNDGENIVLMDNETYEQVEIPLKNVEWELNFLKEGSEVQIRVFESEVLDVELPINVELKVSEAPDAVKGNTTTNPQKKVVLETGFELETPMFVKENDVIIVSTETGKYVGRSN; this is encoded by the coding sequence ATGATTAATGTTAATGAATTTAAACCTGGTATAACATTCCAAGATGAAGGTGATATTTTTGTTGTTTTAGAAGCTCAACACTCAAAACAAGGACGTGGTCAAGCTAACGTTAAAGCTAAAGTTAAGAACTTACGTACCGGTTCAACAACAATTAAGTCATTTACTGGTGGAGATCGTGTTAAACCAGCACATATTGATAAAAGAAAAATGAACTACTTATACAATGATGGAGAAAACATTGTCTTAATGGATAATGAAACTTACGAACAAGTTGAAATTCCTCTTAAAAATGTTGAATGAGAATTAAACTTCCTTAAAGAGGGTAGTGAAGTTCAAATTCGTGTATTTGAATCTGAAGTTCTTGATGTTGAATTACCTATTAATGTTGAATTAAAGGTTTCAGAAGCTCCTGATGCTGTTAAAGGTAACACAACAACTAACCCTCAAAAGAAAGTTGTTTTAGAAACAGGATTTGAGCTTGAAACACCTATGTTTGTTAAAGAAAATGATGTAATTATTGTTTCTACTGAAACAGGTAAATACGTCGGAAGAAGTAACTAA
- a CDS encoding MMB_0454 family protein: MNFVTVDFNLNQFFSVQESAFKQVIKQSFNLNKQVKMVSEPKISFEYDKKNIHIFLDIKIKNDAEIDLVLKEITKNIELGVVNLIDTKPKNIQFNILGFL; the protein is encoded by the coding sequence ATGAATTTTGTAACAGTTGATTTTAATTTAAATCAATTTTTCTCTGTTCAAGAAAGCGCTTTTAAACAAGTTATTAAGCAAAGTTTTAATTTAAATAAACAAGTAAAAATGGTAAGTGAACCAAAAATAAGCTTTGAATATGATAAAAAAAATATACATATTTTCTTAGATATAAAAATTAAAAATGATGCTGAAATTGATCTAGTATTAAAAGAAATTACAAAAAATATTGAGTTAGGTGTTGTAAATTTAATTGATACAAAACCAAAAAATATTCAATTTAATATTCTTGGATTTTTATAA